Genomic DNA from Enterococcus saccharolyticus subsp. saccharolyticus:
TAAAACACTAGAAATTCAAGGGTTCAAGCGGAGTTTATCCTTTGATAATGTCAAAACGGTTCAATTATTTTTGAAAAGCATTCGTGAAGCAAAGAAAATTTTGCGTGAATTTAAACCAGATGTAGTGATTGGAACAGGTGGATACGTTTCAGGAGCAGTTGTTTATGCTGCTGCTAAAATGAAAATTCCAACGATTGTTCATGAACAAAATAGTGTGCCGGGTGTGACGAATAAATTTTTAGCGCGTTATGTTGATAAAATTGGGATTGCTTTTGAAGATGCTGCTCAATATTTTCCAAAACAAAAAACAGCTTTGGTTGGTAATCCACGTGCGCAAGAAGTAGGCGGGGTTGCCCAATCAACTATTTTAAAAAATTACAATTTAGACCCTGAAAAGAAAACTGTCTTAATTTTTGGTGGTAGTCAAGGTGCGCTAAAAATTAATCAAGCGGTGGTTGCTGCTATTCCAGAATTTGCGACGAAAGAGTATCAAATCTTGTATGCTTCTGGAGAGCGTTATTATCAAGAAATTGAAGAATCAATCGGCATGTCTAAAGACGCTTTTGCTAATATCAGTATTCAACCATATATCAATCAAATGATGGAAGTTATGGTTAACTGTGATCTATTAATTGGTCGTGCAGGAGCGACTTCAATTGCTGAATTTACTGGTCTAGGGTTACCGGCTATTTTAATTCCTAGTCCTTATGTGACGAATGACCATCAAACGAAAAATGCGATGAGTTTAGTGCATGCAGGCGCCGTAGCAATGATTAAAGATAGCGAATTGACAGAAGAAAACTTGGTTGCTAAAGTAGACGAAATTATGAATGACGAAGCTTTGCGCAGTCAAATGGCAAAAGCTTCAAAAGAACAAGGAATCACTGACGCTTCTGAACGTTTGTATCAATTAGTCCAATCCTTGATCTAGAAAAATGTAAAGGAGGCGATTACTATCAGTACGAATGAGGAAGAACCAAAAAAGGTTAAAAAAAATCAAGAAGAAAATTTAACTCCTTGGCAAAAGGAACATTTACTTTATCTTGAGAAAACAGGTCAAAGTGACCCAACAATGGAATTGGAAGAGGAAGAAGAACTCGAAGATTTAGAAGAAATAGAGGAAGTTACTGAAGAAGAGATTGATGAACGGGTCTCTTTTGCTGATCGTCTCCCAAAAATAAAAGAATATCGTAGTAAAAAACTGTATCAACGGTTGATTCTGTTAATTCTTTTATTTCTAATCCCTTTGTTAGGTACATTGTATTACATCTCACCTTTAAGTAAAGTTGCCGATATTACAGTTGTTGGCAATCAAAAAGTACCAGCAGAATCAATTTTAAATGAGTCTAATTTAAAGCGTGATGAAAGTCTATGGACACAATTTTTAAATCGTAGACAAACAGTGAAACAAATTAAAGAGAAAGCACCTCGCGTAGAAGACGCAAGCATTCGAATTGTTCATTGGAATCAATTACAAATCAGTGTCACCGAATATCAAGAAGTTGCTTGGTTAGTCAAAGGGAAAGAATACTTGCCAATTTTAGCAAGTGGTTATGTCATTCAAGAACCTCAAAAAGAAGCTGGTCAGGATAAAGTGATTTTTGAAGGATTTACCGATGAGAAAGTTATTTTACGGACATTACGAGCGTACGATAACTTACCAAAAGAAATTCAAGAAGGCATTTCACAAGTGAAATATGCACCATCAAAAAGTAATGACCAATTATTGAATCTTTACATGAATGATGGCAATCAAGTCATCGTCAATATTTCAAATATGTCTAGCCAAATGAAATACTACCCACAAGTTGCTAAAGAGATGGATGAAAAAGGGGTTATTGACATGGAAGTCGGCATTTTTGCTTACCCATATCAAACTTCTGAATCAACAACTGAAACAACTGCAGTCGAAAAAGAATAAAAAAGCGAGAAAAAACGAAATTTTAACATAATTGTCACATAATTTTTTATTAACTCCTTTCTAAAATGGGCTAAACTATGGTAAAATTGGTAGCAGTGAATAAATGATTCGATATAACTAAATACGAACGAATTTGTTCGAGATATATGGAAATTAGTAGGTAGGAGGGAACCCGATCCATGGCAAAAACGGGAATGCATGTTGGTCTAGATATTGGTACGACTTCTGTAAAAGTGGTTGTAGCAGAATATATTGAAGGTCAAATGAACATTATTGGTGTAGGAAATGCGAAATCAGAAGGAATTAATCGTGGGATTATTGTTGATATTGACAAAACTGTAAAAGCCATTCAGCGTGCAGTGCGCCAAGCTGAAGAAAAAGCAGGAATTCAAATCCACAATGTAAGTGTTGGTGTACCAGCAAATCTTTTAGAAGTAGAAAATTGTCAAGGGATGATTGCGGTAAGTAGTCAATCAAGAGAAATTTCAAACGAAGATGTACGTAATGTAGCTTCAGCAGCTATGGTACGCTCAATTCCTCCTGAAAGACAAATCATCACAATTATTCCACAAGAGTTTACAGTGGACGGCTTTGAAGGAATTAAAGATCCTCGCGGCATGATCGGTGTGCGTTTAGAAATGTTAGGTGTTGTCTTTACTGGGCCAAAAACAATCGTGCATAACATCCGTAAATGTGTCGAAAAAGCGGGATTAAATTTAAGCGAAATGGTTATCACGCCATTAGCATTAACTGAAACAGTTCTTTCTGACGGCGAGAAAGATTTCGGTACAACAGTTATCGATATCGGTGGTGGACAAACAACTGTTGCTGTAATGCATGACAAACAATTGAAATTTACGAATGTGAATCAAGAAGGTGGCGAATTTGTCACAAAAGATATCTCAACTGTCTTGAATACATCATTTAATAATGCAGAAGCATTGAAAATTAACTATGGTGATGCTTATCCAGAACGTACTTCTGCCAGCGAAGAATTTCCGGTAGACGTTATTGGTAAGTCAGAACCAGTAAAAATCGACGAACGTTATCTTTCTGAAATTATCGAAGCGCGTATGGAACAAATTTTTACCAAAGCAAAAGATGTTTTAGATGAGATTGAAGCTTTAGAACTACCTGGTGGTATCGTATTAACTGGTGGTGCAGCAAGCCTACCTGGTATTGTAGAACTAGCGCAAGAAGTATTTGGTGTTAACGTCAAATTATACGTACCAAACCACATGGGCTTACGCAATCCAGTTTTCACAAATGTTATTAGTATTGTTGATTACTCAGCAAACTTAAGTGAAGTTTACCAAATGGCGAAAAGCGCTGTTACTGGTGAAAAAGTTGTCTTAGATCGTCCGGCAGCTGTTCAACAAGAACCAGTCTACGAACAACCACAATATGAAACAGAAGAAGTTACTTATCAAGAGCCTGTCGCAACAGAAAAATCAGCGAATGAAGGATTTACAAGTAAAGTGAAAAACTTCTTTTCTAACATTTTCGATTAATAACTCAGGAGGAAATTAAATTATGGAATTCTCAATTGATAATACAATCAATGACGGCGCAGTAATTAAAGTTATCGGTGTCGGCGGCGGTGGCGGAAACGCTGTAAACCGTATGATTGAAGAAAACGTAAAAGGTGTTGAATTTATTACAGTTAACACTGACGTTCAAGCTTTAAAAAATTCAAAAGCCGAAACAGTTATCCAATTAGGCCCTAAATATACTCGTGGTCTAGGTGCTGGTTCTCAACCAGAAGTTGGACAAAAAGCAGCAGAAGAAAGTGAAGAGTTAATTCGTGAATCATTAGAAGGCGCTGATATGGTCTTCATCACTGCTGGTATGGGTGGCGGAACTGGTACAGGTGCTGCGCCAATCGTTGCAAGCATTGCAAAAGAATTAGGTGCATTAACTGTTGGTGTTGTGACACGTCCATTTACTTTTGAAGGTCCGAAACGTGGCCGTTTTGCAGCAGAAGGTATTGCAAAATTAAAAGAAAACGTAGATACATTACTAATCATTTCTAATAACCGTTTATTAGAAGTTGTTGACAAGAAAACACCTATGTTGGAAGCTTTCCGTGAAGCAGATAACGTATTACGTCAAGGCGTACAAGGTATTTCTGACTTAATCACTGCTCCTGGTTACGTAAACTTGGACTTTGCTGATGTGAAGACAGTTATGGAAAACCAAGGAACAGCATTAATGGGTATTGGTGTTGCGACTGGTGAAGAGCGTGTCATCGAAGCTACGAAGAAAGCTATTTCTTCTCCATTGTTAGAAACTTCTATTGAAGGTGCAGAACAAGTCTTATTAAACATCACAGGTGGTTTAGATATGACGTTATTCGAAGCACAAGATGCTTCTGATATTGTTGCTGGTGCTTCAGCTGGTGATGTGAATATTATCTTAGGTACTTCAATCAATGAAGAACTAGGTGATGAAATTCGCGTAACGGTTATTGCAACAGGTATTGACCCATCAAAACGTGAAAATAAACCAGCTCGTGCAAGACAAAATCAAGTTCAAGCTACGCCTCAAAGACCAGTTTTTGAAATGGAACAAGCAAAACCTACTGAACAAGAAGAAACTGCTGCGACATTTGGTGATTGGGACATTCGTAAAGAACAAAATGTTCGTCCAAAAATTGATGAAACACAATTTGAATCTATTGAAAAGAAAGATTTTGATACTTTCAGTCGTGAAGAAACAAAATCAAATGACGATGAGTTAAATACACCACCATTTTTCCGTCGTAAAAGATAAGAGGAGGCAGAGCACATGATTTCTGACAACTTGCGGGAGGTAGAGCAAGAGCTGCGGGATTCTTGTGCTCTTGTTTCTCGTCAACGAGACGAAGTGACGCTCATTGCTGTAACAAAAACGGTCGATGTTGAAAAAACGATCGAATTAGTGAATTTAGGCGTTCATCATTTAGCTGAGAACCGTGTTGACAAATTCTTAGAGAAAAAAGAAGAAATGGCCGTTTTTTCTAATGTTTCATGGCATTTCATTGGTAATTTGCAACGTAGAAAGGTAAAATCAGTTATAAAT
This window encodes:
- the murG gene encoding undecaprenyldiphospho-muramoylpentapeptide beta-N-acetylglucosaminyltransferase, with translation MKVLVTGGGTGGHIYPALAFVKYVKEQDPTSSFLYVGATRGLENKILPQTDIPFKTLEIQGFKRSLSFDNVKTVQLFLKSIREAKKILREFKPDVVIGTGGYVSGAVVYAAAKMKIPTIVHEQNSVPGVTNKFLARYVDKIGIAFEDAAQYFPKQKTALVGNPRAQEVGGVAQSTILKNYNLDPEKKTVLIFGGSQGALKINQAVVAAIPEFATKEYQILYASGERYYQEIEESIGMSKDAFANISIQPYINQMMEVMVNCDLLIGRAGATSIAEFTGLGLPAILIPSPYVTNDHQTKNAMSLVHAGAVAMIKDSELTEENLVAKVDEIMNDEALRSQMAKASKEQGITDASERLYQLVQSLI
- a CDS encoding cell division protein FtsQ/DivIB, which produces MELEEEEELEDLEEIEEVTEEEIDERVSFADRLPKIKEYRSKKLYQRLILLILLFLIPLLGTLYYISPLSKVADITVVGNQKVPAESILNESNLKRDESLWTQFLNRRQTVKQIKEKAPRVEDASIRIVHWNQLQISVTEYQEVAWLVKGKEYLPILASGYVIQEPQKEAGQDKVIFEGFTDEKVILRTLRAYDNLPKEIQEGISQVKYAPSKSNDQLLNLYMNDGNQVIVNISNMSSQMKYYPQVAKEMDEKGVIDMEVGIFAYPYQTSESTTETTAVEKE
- the ftsA gene encoding cell division protein FtsA; translated protein: MAKTGMHVGLDIGTTSVKVVVAEYIEGQMNIIGVGNAKSEGINRGIIVDIDKTVKAIQRAVRQAEEKAGIQIHNVSVGVPANLLEVENCQGMIAVSSQSREISNEDVRNVASAAMVRSIPPERQIITIIPQEFTVDGFEGIKDPRGMIGVRLEMLGVVFTGPKTIVHNIRKCVEKAGLNLSEMVITPLALTETVLSDGEKDFGTTVIDIGGGQTTVAVMHDKQLKFTNVNQEGGEFVTKDISTVLNTSFNNAEALKINYGDAYPERTSASEEFPVDVIGKSEPVKIDERYLSEIIEARMEQIFTKAKDVLDEIEALELPGGIVLTGGAASLPGIVELAQEVFGVNVKLYVPNHMGLRNPVFTNVISIVDYSANLSEVYQMAKSAVTGEKVVLDRPAAVQQEPVYEQPQYETEEVTYQEPVATEKSANEGFTSKVKNFFSNIFD
- the ftsZ gene encoding cell division protein FtsZ codes for the protein MEFSIDNTINDGAVIKVIGVGGGGGNAVNRMIEENVKGVEFITVNTDVQALKNSKAETVIQLGPKYTRGLGAGSQPEVGQKAAEESEELIRESLEGADMVFITAGMGGGTGTGAAPIVASIAKELGALTVGVVTRPFTFEGPKRGRFAAEGIAKLKENVDTLLIISNNRLLEVVDKKTPMLEAFREADNVLRQGVQGISDLITAPGYVNLDFADVKTVMENQGTALMGIGVATGEERVIEATKKAISSPLLETSIEGAEQVLLNITGGLDMTLFEAQDASDIVAGASAGDVNIILGTSINEELGDEIRVTVIATGIDPSKRENKPARARQNQVQATPQRPVFEMEQAKPTEQEETAATFGDWDIRKEQNVRPKIDETQFESIEKKDFDTFSREETKSNDDELNTPPFFRRKR